A window of the Nocardia sp. NBC_01329 genome harbors these coding sequences:
- the rpsK gene encoding 30S ribosomal protein S11: protein MPPKSRASGPKKSQKSRRREKKNVPHGHAHIKSTFNNTIVSITDPSGNVISWASSGHVGFKGSRKSTPFAAQLAAENAARKAQENGVKKVDVFVKGPGSGRETAIRSLQAAGLEVGTISDVTPQPHNGCRPPKRRRV, encoded by the coding sequence ATGCCTCCGAAGTCCCGGGCCTCCGGCCCGAAGAAGAGCCAGAAGTCGCGCCGCAGGGAAAAGAAGAACGTTCCCCACGGCCACGCGCACATCAAGAGCACGTTCAACAACACGATCGTGTCCATCACCGATCCTTCCGGCAACGTCATCTCCTGGGCGTCGTCGGGCCATGTCGGGTTCAAGGGTTCGCGCAAGTCGACCCCGTTCGCCGCGCAGCTGGCCGCCGAGAACGCGGCCCGCAAGGCGCAGGAGAACGGCGTGAAGAAGGTCGACGTGTTCGTCAAGGGCCCGGGTTCGGGCCGCGAGACCGCGATCCGTTCGCTGCAGGCCGCCGGCCTGGAAGTGGGCACCATTTCCGATGTCACCCCGCAGCCGCACAACGGCTGCCGTCCGCCCAAGCGGCGTCGCGTCTAA
- the rpsM gene encoding 30S ribosomal protein S13, with translation MARLMGVDLPREKRMEIALTYIYGVGRTRSKEILAATGVSPDLRSKDLTDEQVTQLRDYIEGSSLKVEGDLRREVQADIRRKIEIGCYQGLRHRRGLPVHGQRTKTNARTRKGPKRTVAGKKK, from the coding sequence ATGGCACGTCTCATGGGCGTCGACCTCCCGCGCGAGAAGCGCATGGAGATCGCACTGACCTACATCTACGGCGTCGGTCGTACCCGCTCCAAGGAGATCCTGGCCGCGACGGGTGTCAGCCCGGATCTGCGCTCGAAGGATCTCACCGACGAGCAGGTCACGCAGCTGCGTGACTACATCGAGGGCTCGTCCCTCAAGGTCGAAGGCGACCTGCGTCGCGAGGTCCAGGCCGATATCCGTCGCAAGATCGAGATCGGCTGCTACCAGGGTCTGCGGCACCGCCGTGGCCTCCCGGTCCACGGCCAGCGCACCAAGACCAACGCGCGCACCCGCAAGGGCCCGAAGCGCACCGTCGCCGGCAAGAAGAAGTAG
- the rpmJ gene encoding 50S ribosomal protein L36 — protein sequence MKVQPSVKKICEKCKVIRRNGRVMVICDNLRHKQRQG from the coding sequence GTGAAGGTTCAGCCGAGCGTCAAGAAGATCTGCGAGAAGTGCAAGGTGATCCGGCGTAACGGCCGAGTCATGGTGATCTGCGACAACCTGCGGCACAAGCAGCGGCAGGGCTGA
- the infA gene encoding translation initiation factor IF-1 has product MAKKDGAIEVEGRVVEPLPNAMFRIELENGHKVLAHISGKMRQHYIRILPEDRVVVELSPYDLSRGRIVYRYK; this is encoded by the coding sequence ATGGCGAAGAAAGACGGGGCCATCGAGGTCGAGGGGCGGGTTGTCGAGCCGTTGCCGAATGCGATGTTCCGGATCGAGCTCGAGAACGGGCACAAGGTCCTCGCGCATATCAGCGGCAAGATGCGCCAGCACTACATCCGCATCCTGCCGGAGGACCGGGTCGTCGTCGAGCTGTCACCGTACGACCTGTCCCGCGGTCGGATCGTCTACCGCTACAAGTGA
- a CDS encoding nucleotide-binding protein: MTAPEYPPAPWTGPAESTRAPENAPPPHSAYTGGPGLADRPAPPPSQGNPQQWPAPEASSSGAGRQSYAPEQSRPRQPIAPPPGPQIPGPHQQWQQHPGPQQQAPGPAPAQYNPAAPQWQQQPQQQGGAPGWQQQGGVPARPQGGPPPQQWQQNPAQFGAGGSVPSLEDVAVRRAKKTSGQGWRKVVHHASGGRINPGMSAEERRLQELVARIRQPVRGDYRIAVLSLKGGVGKTTTTIGLGSTFASVRGDRVIAVDANPDFGTLSQRVPLQTRSTVRDLLLDPAIERYSDVRRHTSQATSRLEVLASERDPAASEAFNEDEYRAVARILQRFYNIILTDCGTGLMHSAMAGVLQLAHSLVLISPTAIDGAQSASATLDWLSLHGYHHLVQNAVVVINSPRDGTPNIDVQQLRQYFLSRCRAVHMIPFDPHMSEGAEIDLLRLEKQTKRAYVELAATVADDFTQSYRPHPGG, encoded by the coding sequence TTGACCGCACCGGAGTACCCCCCGGCACCGTGGACCGGCCCGGCCGAATCCACCCGCGCGCCGGAAAATGCTCCGCCGCCACACAGCGCCTACACCGGAGGCCCGGGCCTGGCGGACCGCCCCGCACCGCCGCCCAGCCAGGGAAATCCGCAACAGTGGCCCGCGCCCGAAGCCTCTTCTTCCGGCGCGGGCCGGCAGTCGTACGCGCCCGAGCAGAGCCGTCCACGGCAGCCCATCGCACCGCCGCCGGGGCCGCAGATACCCGGTCCGCACCAGCAGTGGCAGCAGCACCCGGGACCGCAGCAGCAGGCTCCCGGCCCGGCTCCGGCTCAGTACAACCCCGCGGCCCCGCAATGGCAGCAGCAACCGCAGCAGCAGGGCGGCGCTCCCGGGTGGCAGCAGCAGGGTGGTGTCCCGGCCCGGCCGCAGGGCGGACCGCCCCCGCAGCAGTGGCAGCAGAACCCAGCGCAGTTCGGCGCCGGGGGCTCCGTGCCCTCCCTGGAGGATGTCGCGGTGCGCCGGGCGAAGAAGACCTCCGGCCAGGGCTGGCGCAAAGTGGTACATCACGCTTCCGGCGGCCGGATCAATCCCGGTATGTCGGCCGAGGAGCGACGGCTGCAGGAGTTGGTGGCGCGGATCCGGCAACCGGTGCGCGGGGACTACCGGATCGCTGTGCTCTCACTCAAGGGCGGTGTCGGAAAAACAACCACCACCATCGGCCTCGGTTCGACTTTCGCCTCGGTACGCGGCGACCGGGTGATCGCGGTCGACGCGAATCCCGACTTCGGCACGTTGTCGCAGCGGGTTCCGCTGCAGACGCGGTCGACGGTCCGCGATCTGCTTCTCGATCCGGCGATCGAACGCTATTCGGATGTGCGGCGACACACCTCGCAGGCCACCAGCCGCCTGGAAGTGTTGGCCAGCGAACGGGATCCGGCCGCGTCGGAAGCGTTCAACGAGGACGAGTACCGGGCGGTGGCCCGGATCCTGCAGCGGTTCTACAACATCATCCTGACCGACTGCGGTACCGGCCTGATGCATTCGGCGATGGCAGGTGTACTGCAGTTGGCGCATTCGCTGGTGCTCATCTCCCCCACCGCGATCGACGGTGCGCAGAGCGCGTCGGCGACGCTGGACTGGCTCTCGCTGCACGGCTACCACCATCTGGTGCAGAACGCCGTGGTGGTGATCAACTCACCGCGCGACGGCACTCCGAACATCGACGTGCAGCAATTGCGGCAGTATTTTCTGTCGCGCTGCCGGGCCGTGCACATGATCCCGTTCGACCCGCATATGTCCGAGGGCGCCGAGATCGACCTGCTGCGGCTGGAGAAGCAGACCAAGCGCGCGTACGTGGAGCTGGCTGCGACGGTAGCCGACGATTTCACGCAGAGTTACCGGCCGCACCCGGGAGGCTGA
- a CDS encoding DUF4254 domain-containing protein, with the protein MALPGAQRGADLSAQNGSSGPLPNSDLLVRAARGHRVVGGQLLWYARDLAVLHERRLVGRGGSIVTDPDRLVEIDRRRMELVLAIDDWVGRNVPQHRLGVTLHTETVGAIIDRLAESAVRAHHALMTLGADDELLHSAWHHLAELADAYDALVGDVVAGRRRLPEW; encoded by the coding sequence ATGGCTCTTCCCGGCGCCCAGCGCGGTGCTGATCTTTCGGCGCAGAACGGGTCTTCCGGTCCGCTGCCGAATTCGGACCTACTGGTGCGCGCGGCGCGCGGACACCGGGTGGTCGGGGGTCAGCTGCTCTGGTACGCCCGGGATCTGGCCGTACTCCATGAGCGCAGATTGGTCGGCCGTGGCGGGTCGATCGTCACCGATCCCGACCGTCTGGTCGAGATCGACAGGCGCCGTATGGAACTGGTGCTGGCCATTGACGATTGGGTGGGGCGCAATGTCCCGCAGCACCGGCTCGGTGTCACCCTGCATACCGAGACCGTCGGCGCGATCATCGACCGGCTGGCCGAATCCGCGGTCCGCGCGCACCACGCACTGATGACTCTGGGCGCCGATGATGAACTACTGCACAGCGCCTGGCATCACCTGGCCGAACTGGCCGATGCCTACGACGCGCTGGTGGGCGATGTAGTGGCCGGAAGGCGCCGCCTGCCGGAGTGGTGA
- a CDS encoding GntR family transcriptional regulator, with protein sequence MADGPTYRRIADHLREEIRTGKWQPGDRLPSHAELAEQMKVSLTTARNAIQVLVTENLVYTATSRGTIVRSREVLESVVTDHIRPDRPRAGHDIFEEIARAAGRVPTKEFSARMEPADERVAQWLGVPVSSWVLARTVVQFLDNEPWSWEVSFYPRDLAEATGIDSPHDIAEGTTRRLAERGQGETAHRDSLVARPAGFEEASVLGVAIGTVLLDHLRIGANHERVTRVTRHRSIAASNRLAYELGDSAGTAVIRDMLDQTDRSEIWF encoded by the coding sequence ATGGCGGACGGTCCGACGTATCGGCGGATCGCGGACCACCTCCGCGAGGAGATACGAACAGGCAAGTGGCAACCGGGGGATCGCCTGCCCAGTCACGCCGAATTAGCCGAGCAGATGAAGGTTTCGCTCACCACCGCACGTAACGCGATCCAGGTACTCGTTACCGAGAATCTTGTCTATACGGCTACCTCTCGGGGCACCATCGTCCGCAGCCGGGAAGTGCTGGAATCGGTGGTCACAGACCACATCCGCCCCGATCGGCCGCGGGCGGGGCACGACATCTTCGAGGAGATCGCACGCGCCGCCGGCCGGGTGCCGACCAAGGAATTCAGTGCCCGGATGGAACCCGCGGACGAGCGTGTCGCGCAGTGGCTGGGCGTCCCGGTGTCCTCGTGGGTGCTGGCCCGGACGGTCGTACAGTTCCTCGATAACGAGCCGTGGTCCTGGGAAGTGAGCTTCTATCCGCGCGATCTGGCCGAGGCCACCGGGATCGATTCGCCACACGATATCGCCGAGGGCACGACACGCCGGCTCGCCGAACGCGGGCAGGGCGAGACCGCACACCGGGATTCGCTGGTAGCGCGCCCGGCCGGATTTGAAGAGGCCTCGGTACTCGGAGTCGCCATCGGCACCGTGCTATTGGACCATCTCCGGATCGGCGCCAATCACGAGCGCGTCACCCGGGTGACGCGTCATCGTTCCATCGCGGCGAGCAACCGGCTGGCCTATGAACTCGGCGATTCGGCCGGAACCGCGGTGATCCGTGACATGCTGGATCAGACCGATCGGTCCGAGATATGGTTCTAG
- a CDS encoding GNAT family N-acetyltransferase — MTVQIRPAVLDDLALIRRLRLQRSSWLAARGSDQWSTRAAGLSIDYFARAVSRAVAAWETWIAEVDGEPAATITINDRADRELWTSAELADALIVHYLIVDFRFAGYGVGQRLLAHAAALARAHGRRWVRLDAWTANTDLHAYYRRAGFRLVRVAAPRDPSPSCALFERHVDDWLLEGGPISTPAGFPMTQLARDPIVLPVSG; from the coding sequence ATGACCGTGCAGATTCGGCCGGCCGTCCTCGATGACCTGGCGCTGATTCGCCGCCTGCGGCTGCAACGATCCTCGTGGCTTGCCGCCCGCGGTTCGGACCAATGGTCTACCCGGGCGGCCGGGCTGTCGATCGACTATTTCGCGCGTGCCGTGAGCCGTGCTGTGGCGGCGTGGGAGACCTGGATCGCAGAGGTGGACGGCGAACCGGCCGCAACGATCACCATCAACGACCGCGCCGACCGGGAACTGTGGACGAGCGCGGAACTGGCCGACGCGCTGATCGTGCACTACCTGATCGTGGACTTCCGCTTCGCGGGTTACGGCGTCGGCCAGCGACTGCTCGCGCATGCTGCCGCACTCGCCCGGGCCCACGGCCGACGCTGGGTACGACTGGACGCGTGGACCGCCAATACCGACCTGCACGCCTACTACCGGCGGGCCGGATTCCGGTTGGTCCGGGTGGCCGCCCCCCGGGACCCGAGCCCCTCGTGCGCACTGTTCGAACGGCATGTCGACGACTGGCTGCTCGAGGGCGGTCCGATCAGTACCCCGGCCGGCTTCCCGATGACTCAGCTGGCGCGTGATCCGATCGTCTTGCCGGTTTCCGGCTGA
- the eccCa gene encoding type VII secretion protein EccCa codes for MATEGFVRRPRIAPPRAPGGEVALSAPPEVPRAVPAPLMMKIMPVVMVVAVIGMIAMMAMMGRNLLANPFMMMFPMMMIMSMVGMMAGYRGGGGKRAVELNEERKDYFRYLDQVRRDVRRTGGKQLESLSWSHPEPADLRSLVGTRRMWERRPNDPDFGHVRVGVGSHRLATKLARPETGPLEDLEPVSTVALRRFVRTHSVVHQLPTAVSLRAFPAINIGGDPAESHTLMRSMLMELATFHGPDHLAIAVVCGEPDAPIWSWAKWLPHLQHPTQRDGMGSVRMMYQSLGELETALSSELIERGRFMRNPQPTQGRLHLVIVIDDGYVNGNERLVAESGLDSVTVLDLTAPEGGLAARRGLQLVCANQEVSAKSAAGVERFAAADDVSIAEAEAFSRALARFRLATAAQIVSLGEGTTTDPGLMALLKISDAAQIDAARVWRPRTARERLRVPIGITPDGTPVEIDIKESAENGMGPHGLCIGATGSGKSEFLRTLVLSMVTTHSPDALNLVLVDFKGGATFLGLDPLPHVAAVITNLEEELSLVDRMKDALAGEMNRRQELLRSSGNYANVTDYEKARAAGVPLDPLPALFVVVDEFSELLSQKPDFAELFVMIGRLGRSLHVHLLLASQRLEENKLRGLESHLSYRIGLRTFSANESRAVLGITDAYHLPSVPGSGYLKSDASDPLRFNASYVSGPYEAPQGTVTGEDGSPVARQRPAVFTAAPVDSPETVTAADAGASAAVNPLLELPPPPSQVGAGGADSEGVPDSLLDVVVKRLTGHGRSAHEVWLPPLDESPTVDMLLPDPDWRSSVNRHGQLWMPIGVIDKPYEQRRDVLTINLAGAQGNVAVVGGPQSGKSTALRAIVMAAAATHTPEQVQIYCLDFGGGSMTGLVGLPHVGSVAGRLDGDRVRRTIAELTSLMRQREERFAEQGIESMAEYRRRKFAALQQGITDPFPEDPFGDVFLVIDGWMAIREEFDVLEPQINAIAGQGLSFGIHLLIGASRWAEIRPVVKDQIGTRIELRLGDPSDSEMGRRVAHQVPVGRPGRGLTADHLHMLIALPRLDSDSETSNVAEGVTRARTELTQLYPNRRAPQVRMLPLKFERAELLEQAQTEGIESSATKIVVGLGESELQPMVMDFNAEPHFMAFADVECGKTTLLRNIVMGITENSTAETARVIMIDYRRTMLGVIDGDQLAGYSTSSQTCAPMIKEVATYLAKRIPGSDITPQQLRERSWWSGPEIYIVVDDYDMVATGSANPFQPLIEFLPQARDIGMHLVIARRVGGVSRALYDPILSTMKNMSVETLIMSGSKDEGKLIGDVRPTKLPPGRGTLVSRSRGIEMVHIAHLDPL; via the coding sequence ATGGCTACCGAAGGTTTCGTGCGCCGTCCCCGCATCGCCCCGCCCCGGGCTCCCGGCGGTGAGGTCGCGCTGAGCGCACCGCCGGAGGTGCCGCGTGCCGTCCCTGCACCGCTGATGATGAAGATCATGCCGGTGGTGATGGTGGTCGCGGTGATCGGCATGATCGCCATGATGGCGATGATGGGCCGGAACCTGCTCGCCAACCCTTTCATGATGATGTTCCCGATGATGATGATCATGTCTATGGTGGGCATGATGGCCGGATATCGCGGGGGCGGGGGTAAGCGCGCGGTCGAACTGAACGAGGAACGCAAGGACTACTTCCGATACCTGGACCAGGTTCGCCGGGATGTGCGGCGCACGGGTGGCAAACAGCTCGAATCGCTGAGCTGGAGCCATCCCGAACCCGCCGATCTGCGGTCGCTGGTGGGGACGCGCCGGATGTGGGAGCGCCGCCCGAACGACCCTGATTTCGGCCATGTCCGGGTCGGTGTGGGCAGTCATCGTCTCGCCACCAAGCTCGCCCGCCCGGAAACCGGGCCGCTCGAGGATCTGGAACCGGTATCCACCGTCGCGCTGCGCCGCTTCGTGCGCACGCACTCGGTGGTGCACCAGTTGCCGACCGCGGTATCTTTGCGCGCCTTCCCTGCCATCAATATCGGTGGTGACCCGGCGGAGTCGCACACCTTGATGCGCTCGATGCTCATGGAGTTGGCGACCTTCCACGGTCCGGACCATCTGGCCATCGCGGTGGTCTGCGGCGAACCCGACGCACCGATCTGGTCGTGGGCGAAATGGCTGCCGCATCTGCAACACCCGACCCAGCGCGACGGTATGGGTTCGGTGCGCATGATGTACCAGTCGCTCGGTGAACTGGAAACCGCGCTGTCGTCCGAGCTGATCGAGCGCGGCCGGTTCATGCGTAATCCGCAACCGACGCAGGGCCGGCTGCATCTGGTCATCGTGATCGACGACGGCTACGTCAACGGCAATGAGCGGTTGGTCGCTGAATCGGGCTTGGATTCGGTGACCGTCCTGGACCTCACCGCTCCCGAAGGCGGCCTGGCGGCCCGGCGTGGTCTGCAACTGGTCTGCGCGAATCAGGAAGTGTCGGCCAAGAGCGCGGCCGGGGTCGAGCGTTTCGCCGCGGCCGACGATGTGAGTATCGCCGAGGCCGAGGCGTTCTCCCGGGCGCTGGCCCGGTTCCGGCTCGCGACCGCGGCGCAGATCGTGAGCCTGGGGGAGGGCACCACGACCGACCCTGGACTGATGGCACTGCTGAAGATCTCCGATGCCGCCCAGATCGACGCGGCCCGGGTCTGGCGCCCGCGTACCGCCCGCGAGCGGTTGCGGGTGCCGATCGGTATCACCCCCGACGGAACGCCGGTCGAGATCGATATCAAGGAGTCCGCGGAGAACGGTATGGGCCCGCACGGTCTGTGTATCGGCGCGACCGGTTCGGGGAAGTCGGAGTTCCTGCGCACCCTGGTGCTCTCGATGGTCACCACGCATTCGCCCGACGCCCTGAACCTGGTCCTCGTCGACTTCAAGGGCGGTGCGACCTTCCTGGGCCTGGACCCGCTACCGCACGTCGCGGCGGTCATCACCAACCTGGAAGAGGAACTCTCCCTGGTCGACCGTATGAAGGACGCGCTGGCCGGTGAGATGAACCGCCGCCAGGAGTTGCTGCGATCCTCCGGTAACTACGCCAATGTCACCGACTACGAGAAGGCTCGGGCGGCCGGTGTGCCACTGGACCCGCTACCGGCCCTGTTCGTCGTGGTCGACGAGTTCTCCGAACTGCTTTCGCAGAAACCGGATTTCGCGGAGCTGTTCGTGATGATCGGCCGACTCGGCCGCTCGCTGCACGTCCACCTGCTGTTGGCCTCGCAGCGTCTCGAGGAGAACAAACTGCGGGGGCTGGAATCGCATCTGTCCTATCGGATCGGTTTGCGTACGTTCTCGGCCAACGAATCCCGCGCGGTCCTGGGCATCACCGATGCCTACCACCTGCCTAGTGTTCCCGGGTCCGGCTATCTGAAGAGTGACGCATCCGATCCGTTGCGGTTCAACGCCAGCTACGTATCGGGTCCGTACGAGGCGCCGCAGGGAACAGTGACCGGTGAGGACGGTAGTCCGGTCGCCCGGCAGCGTCCGGCCGTGTTCACCGCGGCACCGGTCGATTCGCCCGAAACCGTGACCGCTGCGGACGCGGGGGCGTCCGCCGCGGTCAACCCGCTACTCGAACTGCCGCCCCCACCTTCGCAGGTGGGAGCCGGTGGCGCGGACAGCGAGGGTGTTCCGGACTCGCTGCTCGACGTCGTGGTCAAACGGCTTACCGGTCACGGCCGCTCCGCCCATGAGGTGTGGCTGCCACCGTTGGACGAGTCGCCCACGGTGGATATGCTGCTGCCCGATCCGGATTGGCGGTCGTCGGTCAACCGGCACGGCCAGTTGTGGATGCCGATCGGCGTCATCGACAAACCCTACGAGCAGCGGCGCGATGTGCTCACCATCAATCTCGCCGGCGCGCAGGGCAATGTCGCGGTCGTCGGCGGGCCGCAGTCGGGTAAATCGACCGCTCTGAGGGCGATCGTCATGGCCGCCGCCGCCACGCACACGCCCGAACAGGTGCAGATCTACTGCCTGGATTTCGGCGGCGGCAGCATGACCGGCCTGGTCGGGCTCCCGCACGTCGGTTCGGTGGCCGGTCGTCTCGACGGGGATCGGGTGCGCCGGACGATCGCCGAACTGACCTCCCTCATGCGCCAGCGCGAAGAGCGGTTCGCCGAGCAGGGTATCGAGTCCATGGCCGAATACCGCCGCCGCAAATTCGCTGCCCTGCAACAGGGCATCACCGATCCGTTCCCCGAGGACCCGTTCGGCGATGTGTTCCTGGTGATCGACGGCTGGATGGCCATCCGGGAAGAGTTCGATGTATTGGAACCGCAGATCAATGCCATTGCCGGACAGGGGCTCTCGTTCGGTATCCATCTGCTGATCGGTGCCTCACGCTGGGCCGAGATCCGGCCGGTGGTCAAGGACCAGATCGGTACCCGGATCGAGCTACGCCTCGGTGACCCCTCCGATTCGGAGATGGGCCGCCGGGTCGCCCATCAGGTGCCGGTAGGGCGGCCCGGCCGCGGTCTCACCGCCGATCACTTGCATATGCTCATTGCGTTGCCGCGACTGGATTCCGACTCCGAAACGTCGAACGTGGCCGAGGGGGTCACTCGGGCCCGCACCGAACTGACGCAGCTGTACCCGAACCGCCGCGCTCCCCAGGTCCGGATGCTGCCGTTGAAGTTCGAGCGCGCCGAACTGCTCGAACAGGCGCAGACGGAGGGTATCGAGTCCAGCGCCACCAAGATCGTGGTGGGTCTGGGCGAATCCGAATTGCAACCGATGGTCATGGATTTCAATGCCGAACCGCATTTCATGGCATTCGCGGATGTCGAATGCGGAAAAACCACTCTGCTGCGCAATATCGTCATGGGGATCACCGAGAATTCCACCGCCGAAACGGCCCGGGTGATCATGATCGACTATCGTCGCACCATGCTCGGTGTCATCGACGGCGATCAGCTGGCCGGATATTCCACGTCCTCGCAGACCTGCGCGCCGATGATCAAAGAGGTCGCGACATATCTGGCCAAGCGAATTCCCGGTTCCGATATCACCCCGCAGCAGTTGCGCGAGCGCAGCTGGTGGAGCGGACCGGAGATCTATATCGTGGTCGACGATTACGATATGGTCGCCACCGGCAGCGCGAATCCTTTCCAGCCGTTGATCGAATTCCTGCCGCAGGCACGTGATATCGGTATGCACCTGGTCATCGCGCGCCGGGTCGGCGGGGTGTCGCGGGCCCTGTACGACCCGATTCTGAGCACGATGAAGAATATGTCCGTGGAGACGCTGATCATGAGCGGGTCCAAGGACGAGGGTAAACTGATCGGCGATGTGCGTCCTACCAAGTTGCCGCCGGGCCGCGGCACCCTGGTCTCGCGCAGCCGCGGGATCGAGATGGTGCACATCGCCCATCTCGATCCATTGTAA
- the mycP gene encoding type VII secretion-associated serine protease mycosin produces MSARPRHRGMLRILCAAGVLGATMTLPAPHAASVPQPMIDPGALGAAQAISGRPAPLEPTEQRAVCAEPLLTGAPPSEPPMAQQVLDLPAAWEFSRGAGQKVAVIDTGVNRHPRLPRLQPGGDYVSDTDGTVDCDGHGTLIAGIIGAQPVPEDAFAGVAPDAEILSIRQLSLAYEKKDNNNRDAPGNIGTEGYGTVLTLAGAVVRAVDMGATVINISEVACTRAGLDTVDGALGAAVEYAFHRNVVVVAAAGNLQNDGACQAQNSGAGWNSVATVASPAWFSPYVLAVGSVDPNGQVSELSLNGPWVQVAAIGRDIVSLDSKPGGTGLVDGVQTSEGIRSVEGTSFAAPYVAGLAALVRSRFPELNAAQVMDRITRTAHGPGTGRDDRIGHGLIDPLSALTAQLPVEPVSVGAAAARPVAAPVHPPGPDPRQRWIAIAGSVICLAGLAIGAAVAYPFRRPRHELDLERDP; encoded by the coding sequence TGATCGACCCGGGGGCCCTGGGCGCCGCCCAGGCGATCAGCGGTCGGCCCGCGCCATTGGAACCCACCGAACAGCGCGCGGTTTGCGCCGAACCGCTGCTCACCGGCGCACCGCCGAGCGAACCACCGATGGCGCAGCAGGTTCTCGATCTGCCCGCTGCCTGGGAGTTCAGCCGCGGTGCCGGCCAGAAGGTCGCGGTGATCGATACCGGGGTGAATCGGCATCCGCGCCTGCCCCGGCTGCAACCCGGCGGTGACTATGTCTCCGATACCGACGGTACGGTCGACTGCGACGGGCACGGCACCCTGATCGCCGGGATCATCGGTGCCCAACCGGTGCCGGAGGACGCCTTCGCCGGGGTCGCCCCCGATGCCGAGATCCTCTCGATCCGCCAGTTGAGCCTGGCCTACGAGAAGAAGGACAACAACAACCGCGACGCGCCGGGAAATATCGGTACCGAGGGCTACGGCACCGTACTCACTCTCGCGGGAGCGGTGGTCCGGGCCGTGGATATGGGCGCCACCGTCATCAATATCTCCGAAGTGGCCTGTACGAGAGCCGGGTTGGATACCGTCGACGGAGCGCTCGGCGCCGCCGTCGAATACGCCTTCCACCGTAATGTGGTGGTAGTGGCCGCGGCGGGAAATCTGCAGAACGACGGCGCGTGCCAGGCCCAGAACTCCGGCGCGGGCTGGAATTCGGTGGCGACCGTGGCCAGCCCGGCCTGGTTCTCGCCGTATGTACTGGCGGTGGGATCGGTGGACCCGAACGGGCAGGTCTCCGAACTCTCTCTCAACGGACCGTGGGTGCAGGTGGCGGCCATCGGCCGCGATATCGTCTCGCTGGACAGCAAACCCGGCGGTACCGGTCTGGTCGACGGGGTGCAGACCAGCGAAGGCATCCGCTCGGTCGAGGGCACCAGTTTCGCGGCGCCGTATGTGGCCGGTCTGGCCGCGTTGGTGCGTTCCCGCTTCCCTGAGCTCAACGCCGCACAGGTGATGGACCGGATCACCCGGACCGCGCACGGACCGGGAACCGGCCGCGACGACCGGATCGGCCACGGGCTCATAGATCCACTGTCCGCGCTCACCGCGCAGTTGCCGGTCGAACCCGTGAGTGTCGGTGCTGCCGCTGCCCGTCCGGTCGCGGCACCTGTTCATCCCCCCGGCCCTGACCCGCGCCAGCGCTGGATCGCGATCGCCGGGTCGGTTATCTGTCTGGCGGGTCTCGCGATCGGCGCCGCGGTGGCCTATCCGTTCCGTCGGCCCCGGCACGAGCTGGACCTGGAACGCGACCCCTAG